The sequence below is a genomic window from Candidatus Aminicenantes bacterium.
TCACGATTTTGCGCGGGAATTATAGGATCAAACCACAACGGGTACAATAGGTGACGGGGTGTTTTTTCATTTTGTGGAAAGGCTCAATATAAAAAGACTTCCAGGAATCCATGCCTTCATGGATCCAACCGCCCTTCCAGCGTAAGGTCGATCCGGCGCCTGGAGCGGCGGACGGTATTATGGTAAAAGGATCGCGGAGGCATGAGATGACCCTAAGACTCTACCGCGACGACCCCCTGCTGCTGGAATTCGACGCCCGGGTTGAAGCCGTGGAAGGAAAGGGGCCTCACTGGCGCGTGATCCTGGACCGGACCGCCTTCTATCCGGAGGGCGGCGGCCAACCCGCGGACCACGGTTCCCTGGACGCGATTCCTGTTATAGACGTACAGGAGGAAGGCGATCGTGTGCTTCATTTCACTACCGCGCCCCTCACAAAGGGTCGGACCGTCCGCGGCCAAGTGAATGCCACACGCCGCCGTGATTTCATGCAACAGCATACCGGCCAGCATATTATCTCAGCGTCCTTCTGGAAAGAATCCTCCCTGGTTACCCAATCGGTACACATGGGGGAAAACGAAACCACCATCGACCTGGGTGCTTCAGAAATAGCGGAGAATCTGCTCGAAAGGGTGACGCGGCGCGTAGACGCGGTGATTGCCGCAGACATGCCCATGAGTGCCGTTGAAGCCGCCCCGGAAGAGCTGCCGCGCTTCACCCTGCGCAAGCCACCGCCGGTGGCGAGTGTTGTGCGCCTGGTTCGCATCGGCGATTTCGACTGCGTGGGCTGCTGCGGTCTCCACCTGTCCTCGACCGGCCCGGTGCGCCTGGCCCTATGCACCGGTTGGGAGCGCATCCGCGGCCAGGTGCGCACGCACTGGCAGATTGGTGACCGGGCCGTTGCTTACCTGGAGGAACGGCTCCGCATCCTGGGTGACCTGCGCAAACACTTGGCCACCCGGGATAAAGAACTGGCTGAATCGGTTCGGCGCCTCCAGGAGGGTAACACCGATCTGCGGGGCCGTGTGGGCCTGCTGGAACGCCGCCTGGCGGAATTTTTATTTCGTGACATGCTGGCCGCCACGGAAACCGTCGCGGAAACGAAAATGGTAACCCGCATTCTGGATAACGAGCCCCTTAATGTGGAAAAAAGTTTGGTTAAGGCCCTGCTGGCCGCTGATAATTGCGCTTTTGCCCTGGTGAATCACCTGCCCGACCGCCTCTCCTGGACGCTGGGAGTTCCGCCGGGAATCAGCATGAATTTCCAGGAAATGAAAGCACTGCACCTGGATCCCCTGGGCATCCGCGGCGGCGGCCGGCCGCCCCTTTGGCAGGGCAGCGCCCCCGCCTCTATTGAAGCGGAATGTCTCCAGAAAACCCTTTCAAATATCCTGAAGGTAACCCTGAAATAATCATGACGAACTCCTGAAAGCGCGTTACCCGACGCTGTTCGACAGTCTGGATATCAGCGGTAGAAGAGGTGGATGTAATACACCACCAGGTTGCGGGCTCCGGGAAAAGAACGCTCGATCACCTGGAACCCCGAGTGCATCACTTCCACCTCTTCCTTTTTGAGCCACTCGTTGACCCGGTTTTCCAGTTTTTCCAAACTCTGGCTGGAAAACACCTTAAACTTCATGATACCCCCATCGAATATGGTCAGAATACCATTATCATTCTCGCCGTGACAATCCAAATGTCAACACCGGATTATTGTGAAGCACCACAACGCAATTCAGTTTTTACATTGGGTAAGCGCACTAAAGAAAAAAATTATTTGATTTAAATAAAATATGTTGAAATTTTTTTAACTTTCATTAACAATCTCAAGTGGGGAAAAACCAACCAAATGCGGAGGAGTTAATGAAACACACAGCCCTTTGGCTGGCGGTCTGCACCCTGGTATTCACCCTGGGTCTGCAGACGGCCGACGTACAGAAAGCGCCCACGATCACTGGAAAACCCGCCCTGGTACCCGGCGAGGTCGTCGTCATCTACGACGCGGCCGTCAAGGACGCGGGAAAATCCGCCTTGATGAAGCGCTACGGCTTGACCAAGAAACGAGACAGTCGCAAAGCCGGAAAATTCTCGGTTTACCATCATGGGAACCCGAAAGCGATCCTGAAACAACTGAACGCCGAGCCCGGAGTGGTGGTGGCTGAACAGAACGCCTACGCCTACAAGTTCGATGTTCCCAACGATCCCCTCTACAGTCCGTATCAGTGGCACATGACCAAGATCGGCATGGAATCCGCCTGGGACGTGTCTACCGGTTCCGGCGTGGTGGTGGCCGTAATCGACACCGGGGTTAAAAAGACCTTGGAAGACCTGGCAGGAACCCAGTTCACGGCGGGGTATGACTTCGTCAACAACGACACGGATCCCACCGATGACGAAGGTCACGGCTCACATGTCTGCGGCACCATTGCCCAGACCACCAACAACGGCGTGGGCGTGGCGGGAATCGCTTACAACGCCACCATCATGGCCGTCAAGGTATTGAACCAGCGCGGCAGCGGCACGTACGATGACATCGCCGACGGCATCATCTGGGCCGCCGACCACGGCGCCCACGTGATCAACCTCAGCCTGGGCGGCTCAAGCAGCCTGCAAATTCTCGAGGACGCGGTCAACTACGCCTGGAATCAGGGCGTGGTCGTGGTCTGCGCCGCAGGCAATGACGGTGTCAGCACCCCCTTCTATCCGGCGGCCTATACCAACTCGATTTCAGTCAGCGCCACCACCTACCTGGACACCCTGGCTTCCTATTCCAACTACGGCTCCACCATCGACATCTCCGCCCCAGGCGGCGACAGCGGCGACAACAACGGCGACGGTTACGATGACATGATCCTGCAGAACACCTTTTCCCGCAACAGTGAGGGCTACTACTTCTATGCCGGAACCTCCATGGCTTCGCCTCACGTGGCCGGCGTGGCCGCGCTGGTGAAATCCGCCAACCCATCCTTGTCCAACAGCCAGGTACGGTCCATCCTGGAATCGAGCGCAAAAGACCTCGGCGCCTCCGGCTGGGACTCCTATTTCGGCCACGGTCGCGTGGATGCCTATGCCGCGGTACTGGCGGCCGGTGGTTCTACGCCGGAAAATCAGCCGCCATCCGCCGGCTTTACCTTTTCCGTGGCGGACCTGAACGTCTCCTTTACCGACACCAGCAGCGACAGCGACGGTACCGTGGAAGCCTGGGCCTGGGATTTCGGCGACGGTGCCACTTCCAGCGCACAGAATCCGGAACACAACTACGCCGCGGCGGGAACATACTCCGTTGGCCTGACCGTTACCGACAACGACGGCGCCACCGACACGGTTATTCACAACGTCACGGTCGAATCTACGACACCGGAAAACCAGCCGCCTTCCGCGGCCTTTACCTTTGCCGTGGCCGACCTGAACGTCACCTTTACCGACGCCAGCAGCGACAGCGACGGTACCGTGGAGGCCTGGGCCTGGAACTTCGGCGACGGCGCCACTTCCAGCGCACAAAATCCGGAACACAACTACGCCGCGGCGGGAACATACTCCGTTGGCCTGACCGTTACCGACAACGAAGGCGCCACCGACACAGTGATACATGATGTCACGGTGTCTTCCGGCGGCCCCAATCCCACCATGCACGTGGCGGATATTTCCATGAGTATCACAAAGCGCGGTCGCAACTACGCCGCCACAGCCGTGGTTACGGTTGTGGACGCCGGAAATTCACCAATCTCTAATGCCACGGTTACCGTTTCCTGGAGCGGCGTGGTCAGTGGCAGCGCCAGCGGCGTGACCGGAACGGACGGCCGGGTGTCCTTTACCTCGGGCAACGTCAAGTCATCCGGACCGTTTACGGTGACGGTTACGGACGTGGCCCACACTGTATACGACTACGATCCCGCCGCCAACGTGGAAACCACCGACAGCATCACTTACTGATCAACCAATTATGCAGCCCGGGCGCATTCCCCACGCCCGGGCTTTTTTTTTAGAGGAGAGTTGGAAAGTTGAGGAGTTGGAGAGTTGAATAGGGAAGAAGTTGAGCAGGTTTAAAAAGTTATTTACTTTGGATCTATTACGTTTTGTGTGGGTAAACGCGCATTGATCATCTGCGGGACGTTGTTAAGACGAGTACCCGCAGGGCATAAAGCATAAGTGAACGTAAACGTAGGTTCCGGGGACCCGTGGTCTGAGACAGGATGGTCGGCTGAGGGGTACACCCCGAAGACGAAAGATGGCCGCGGCACCATCCCAAACAGCCACCGTGGTCATCTTAAGACGTCGAAGACCGTAATGGGTCTGAACCGAAGTGGTGAGCGGTGATTTGTGCCCGAAAGGGTACTCTCCTGCACCCTTTCCCTTTTTTAATTAAGAACAATCCCCAAACCCACAAAAAATGGAAGAGAACCTTTACTTTCGACTTTAGACTTTCGACTACCGGCCTCCTGCCTCCTGCACCATTCGCAACATGGCAGACTCCACTTCCGCCGCGACCCGGGCCAGATCCTGGTCTTTGGACAATGCCGCCAGCATGGGTTGCGGACGGATAAAACCGATCCGGGTTTTCCCCATCTCCGTATAAACGGAAATCCGGCAGGGCAAGGCCATGTTCAGGCGCATGTCCACCGACAGAACCCCGGCCGCATGGACGGGACTGCACACTTCAAACACCCTGCATTCCTCAATGAAATCCAGGCCGCGCTTCCTGAAGCTGTTTCCCAGGTCATGAATATGCAGGACCCCGAATTGATTTCTTTCGACCGCGGTTTCAAGATCCGCCGCCGCCTGTTCAAAGGATTTCTCTGATTCAATGATATGGTACATGCGTCACCTCACAAGTTTTCGAAAAACTCAATATTGTTCTACACTTATTCTACCCGAACCGGAGAAATGGTCAAGAAACTCCCAAGCAACCGGTCAGCGATGCCGGATGAGCCGCACCACGGAAAACACGATCAAGGCGGCCAATGCCCAATGCAACCATGAAAGCTGCGTTTGAAACACCAGCGGAGCGGCCAGAAATGGATAGAGGATGTTTGTTGAGTACTTCAGGGACGCAGTCTGGATCATGCCCGCTTTCTTGAGCGCCAGTTGCAGCGCTGCCAGGGAAAGCAGCGCGAAAAAGACATAGAGGTAAAGGTAGGCAGAGGAAAAATAGCGCGCCACGTCAAAGCCGAATTCCAATACCAGCAGGCGCAGGAACACCACCATCAGGCCCGCGGACATTCCGGCAACGGCGCCGAAAAGAACAGCCCGGCTGCGCTTGGGCAATCCCCGCGCAAAACCCATCCCAAACACCGCCACAGGCAACAATGAAATGCCCCAAAGGGCCGAGGATGCGCCTGCCGTATCGCCCGGGGCACGGTCCAGCAGGTTTAGGAACACGAACCCGACCACGAAAAGAAACGCGAACAATCCGTCGTTCCGGGTCAGGGGTTCACCCAGTACCCGATGTGAAAGAATCACCAGGAGCACAACCACCCAGCCGGAAAATGCGCCCACGATATGAGGCGGAAGATACTTCAAGGCCACGGCGCTGGGAATGCCGTAGAGGTTGGCCAGGACCAAGCCGGCCACCCACAGGCGACGGCTGCGGAAATAAGCACTCGTCTTTGGTCCCCGCCAGCCCAGCCAGGAGATCCCCACTTTCATGAGCATCTCCCCGCCGGCGATGCAGGAGTAGGCCAGCAAGGCCATGAAAACGGCAAATATTGTGGCGGGATTCATGAGAAGCAGAGATTATACACCACTTCTCCTAAATCAAAGTCCTTCCCCTAAAAATCTGGAAATCAGTTTTGTTTTTTGTTTGTCAGTACGTACAGGGCGAACAGGATCAGGGCGCCGATATACAGAAAAGGAACGGCCCAGGGCCACAATGGGTGCCCCGAAATGACAACCTTTGCCACCTTGAACAACGCGCCCGATACAACCGTGATCAGCAGCCAAATCGCAAAAATCTTCTTAAATGCCATGCGTTTCTCCCCTTTTTCCTCTTTTTATACATGTCATGCTGAAAGCCTTTCTCAAGGCAGGCTGGACAGATCCATTTGGGCCGCGAATTCACGCAGCAGTACCAAGCCTTTTTCAGAACTGGTTCCCAAGTCGATCAGGTAGCGGTCCTTGTGCGCCAGACTGATCCTGGCTTCGCCCGTTTCTTTATCCACGCTTTCCACCACTGGAACGCCGCCAATTGAGCTGACCCGGGAAAACCGTTCCTCGTTGTCGATGCGAATGTTGGCCGCCAAAGTGAATTTGAAAGCGCTGATTATCATCGAATTTTCTGAACCGGCATCGGTGATGTGGACACGTACGCTGTCTTCTCCCGAGATGTACCGGGTATCCAGTGTGGCGATCTGAATGTTTCCGG
It includes:
- a CDS encoding alanyl-tRNA editing protein yields the protein MPSWIQPPFQRKVDPAPGAADGIMVKGSRRHEMTLRLYRDDPLLLEFDARVEAVEGKGPHWRVILDRTAFYPEGGGQPADHGSLDAIPVIDVQEEGDRVLHFTTAPLTKGRTVRGQVNATRRRDFMQQHTGQHIISASFWKESSLVTQSVHMGENETTIDLGASEIAENLLERVTRRVDAVIAADMPMSAVEAAPEELPRFTLRKPPPVASVVRLVRIGDFDCVGCCGLHLSSTGPVRLALCTGWERIRGQVRTHWQIGDRAVAYLEERLRILGDLRKHLATRDKELAESVRRLQEGNTDLRGRVGLLERRLAEFLFRDMLAATETVAETKMVTRILDNEPLNVEKSLVKALLAADNCAFALVNHLPDRLSWTLGVPPGISMNFQEMKALHLDPLGIRGGGRPPLWQGSAPASIEAECLQKTLSNILKVTLK
- a CDS encoding PKD domain-containing protein produces the protein MKHTALWLAVCTLVFTLGLQTADVQKAPTITGKPALVPGEVVVIYDAAVKDAGKSALMKRYGLTKKRDSRKAGKFSVYHHGNPKAILKQLNAEPGVVVAEQNAYAYKFDVPNDPLYSPYQWHMTKIGMESAWDVSTGSGVVVAVIDTGVKKTLEDLAGTQFTAGYDFVNNDTDPTDDEGHGSHVCGTIAQTTNNGVGVAGIAYNATIMAVKVLNQRGSGTYDDIADGIIWAADHGAHVINLSLGGSSSLQILEDAVNYAWNQGVVVVCAAGNDGVSTPFYPAAYTNSISVSATTYLDTLASYSNYGSTIDISAPGGDSGDNNGDGYDDMILQNTFSRNSEGYYFYAGTSMASPHVAGVAALVKSANPSLSNSQVRSILESSAKDLGASGWDSYFGHGRVDAYAAVLAAGGSTPENQPPSAGFTFSVADLNVSFTDTSSDSDGTVEAWAWDFGDGATSSAQNPEHNYAAAGTYSVGLTVTDNDGATDTVIHNVTVESTTPENQPPSAAFTFAVADLNVTFTDASSDSDGTVEAWAWNFGDGATSSAQNPEHNYAAAGTYSVGLTVTDNEGATDTVIHDVTVSSGGPNPTMHVADISMSITKRGRNYAATAVVTVVDAGNSPISNATVTVSWSGVVSGSASGVTGTDGRVSFTSGNVKSSGPFTVTVTDVAHTVYDYDPAANVETTDSITY
- a CDS encoding DUF302 domain-containing protein, producing MYHIIESEKSFEQAAADLETAVERNQFGVLHIHDLGNSFRKRGLDFIEECRVFEVCSPVHAAGVLSVDMRLNMALPCRISVYTEMGKTRIGFIRPQPMLAALSKDQDLARVAAEVESAMLRMVQEAGGR